The Ruania alba genome has a window encoding:
- a CDS encoding FAD-dependent oxidoreductase → MNAPRRIVVVGHGMVGSRFADDLIARADPGSVTVQVLGAEEYEPYNRVLLSEVVAGRADLSSLTLPTTASEALQVRRGTTVRSIDLGARQVRIDGGRYPYDHLVLATGSAARVPVIDGLHPDLPAGVHALRTLDDAREIVAATANARRATVIGAGVLGLEAACGLIRRGLEVTVLHTGTGPMDRQLDPSAAAVVTGELRRLGARVITGARTTAVRTQGGHLTGVVARLGEGEEHVPTDLLVLACGTEPETRLARQAGLPVDRGVLVGPDLTSPADPRVHAIGDCAQPPEGGTGLIAQGWDQARRLAEILTGQEHLPPAAWPDGGERPSMALRLSLAVVSRPAPAPEPHQTPVPAAGTDVVRLKAAGLDVVTMGRSDDGSTPGARTVTLSDPDDGRHLAATVCEGVLVAATCVGAADVGADLVASYTRRLPVPADPAHLLLRPLTHAPAPAADPSRMPESTTVCTCNGVSKGDIVSAWGGGARTIEDIARTTRATTGCGGCTDAVCGLAQWLAECEPAASPAVSHGERADGEKAVTAAQRTAHTCEIAAE, encoded by the coding sequence ATGAACGCCCCACGCCGGATCGTCGTCGTCGGCCACGGGATGGTCGGCTCCCGGTTCGCCGACGACCTGATCGCCCGCGCCGACCCAGGCAGCGTCACCGTGCAGGTGCTGGGTGCCGAGGAGTACGAGCCCTACAACCGGGTGCTGCTCAGCGAGGTGGTGGCCGGCCGCGCTGACCTGAGCTCGCTCACCTTGCCCACCACGGCGTCCGAGGCGCTGCAGGTGCGCCGTGGAACCACGGTGCGTTCGATCGACCTCGGTGCTCGGCAGGTGCGAATCGACGGCGGCCGATACCCCTACGACCACCTCGTCCTGGCGACCGGTTCGGCCGCCCGGGTCCCCGTCATCGACGGCCTGCATCCGGACCTGCCGGCCGGGGTGCATGCCCTGCGCACGCTCGACGACGCCCGCGAGATCGTGGCGGCCACCGCCAACGCGCGGCGGGCGACAGTCATCGGAGCAGGAGTGCTCGGACTCGAGGCGGCCTGCGGGCTGATCCGCCGCGGGCTCGAGGTGACCGTGCTGCACACCGGGACCGGGCCGATGGACCGCCAGCTCGACCCGTCCGCCGCTGCCGTGGTCACCGGTGAGCTACGCCGGCTTGGCGCCCGGGTGATCACCGGAGCACGCACGACGGCGGTCCGCACCCAGGGTGGGCACCTCACCGGAGTGGTCGCTCGCCTGGGCGAGGGGGAGGAGCACGTGCCCACCGACCTGCTGGTGCTTGCCTGTGGGACAGAGCCGGAGACGAGGCTCGCCCGGCAGGCCGGTCTGCCGGTGGATCGCGGAGTGCTGGTCGGGCCGGACCTGACCAGCCCTGCCGATCCTCGCGTGCATGCGATCGGGGACTGCGCCCAGCCGCCCGAGGGTGGGACCGGGCTGATCGCTCAGGGATGGGACCAGGCCCGCCGGCTCGCGGAGATCCTCACCGGACAGGAGCATCTGCCTCCCGCGGCCTGGCCCGACGGCGGAGAACGCCCCAGCATGGCACTCCGGCTCAGCCTCGCCGTGGTGTCCCGCCCGGCCCCGGCCCCAGAGCCCCACCAGACCCCGGTACCTGCGGCCGGCACGGACGTGGTGCGGCTCAAGGCAGCAGGGCTGGACGTGGTCACCATGGGCCGGTCCGACGACGGCAGCACACCGGGGGCGCGCACCGTCACCCTCTCCGACCCTGACGACGGACGGCACCTGGCCGCGACCGTGTGCGAGGGCGTGCTCGTGGCTGCCACCTGCGTCGGCGCTGCGGATGTGGGCGCCGATCTGGTCGCGAGCTACACCCGCCGGCTGCCGGTGCCCGCTGATCCTGCTCATCTGCTGCTGCGCCCGCTCACTCACGCGCCCGCGCCGGCGGCCGACCCGTCCCGGATGCCCGAGAGCACCACCGTGTGCACGTGCAACGGCGTCAGCAAGGGCGACATCGTGTCGGCCTGGGGCGGCGGCGCTCGGACCATCGAGGACATCGCACGCACGACGCGGGCCACCACCGGCTGCGGTGGCTGCACGGACGCCGTCTGCGGTCTCGCCCAGTGGCTCGCGGAGTGCGAGCCTGCGGCCAGTCCGGCCGTCTCTCACGGCGAACGAGCCGACGGTGAGAAAGCCGTGACGGCGGCGCAACGCACCGCGCACACGTGCGAAATCGCCGCCGAATAG
- a CDS encoding molybdopterin oxidoreductase family protein codes for MSTATHCPYCALQCGMNLDPAEGTTGVSVTPRQFPTNAGGLCQKGWTSAELLRTPDRITTPLLRGRDGELHPVGWDEALATITDRVQRIQAEHGHDAVAVFGGGGLTNEKAYTLGKFARTVLRTPNIDYNGRFCMSSAAAATNRALGMDRGLPFPLTDLSGADVVVLLGSNLAETMPPAVQHLAPVRDRGGLVVVDPRRSRTAALTGEPGGTQGEGSQGVHVQPVPGTDLVVLLAVTHVVIAENLLDQDYLAERTTGFEEVRRSVAPWWPERAETVCGVPAGTLRRLARMLAAASPARGGRGAYLLTGRGVEQSTQGTATVTATINLSLVLGLPGRTGSGYGAITGQGNGQGGREHGQKADQLPGYRSITDPAARAHVAAVWGVDEATIPGPGRPAVELLTSLGRPATDEVPGGPRALFVHGANVVVSAPNVHRVAEALRRLDLLVVCDFVPSETALLADVVLPVTQWAEEEGTMTSLEGRVIRRRRAVDPSGRARSELWILAELARRFGSVVRFDTDPAEVFDELARASAGGVADYSGLSHARLDADEAAKGPGYFWPVPAGDHPGTPRPFQDRFPSVDGRARMVPVDHYGPADDVRPDAPVYLVTGRVLQHYQSGAQTRRVAELNRIAAEAHVELHPLLATRLGIDDGSLIRLRTSRGEALARARWSESIRTDTVFMPFHFSGTGSVNLLTSDATDPISGMPEFKVCATDLRPAGAVR; via the coding sequence ATGAGCACTGCGACGCACTGCCCGTACTGCGCGCTGCAGTGCGGGATGAACCTGGATCCTGCTGAGGGCACGACCGGTGTCTCGGTGACCCCTCGGCAGTTCCCCACCAACGCCGGGGGCCTGTGCCAGAAGGGCTGGACCAGCGCCGAACTGCTGCGTACCCCGGACCGGATCACCACGCCGCTGCTGCGCGGCCGCGACGGCGAGCTGCATCCGGTCGGCTGGGACGAAGCCCTGGCCACGATCACCGACCGGGTGCAGCGGATCCAGGCCGAGCACGGCCACGACGCGGTGGCCGTGTTCGGTGGCGGTGGTCTCACCAACGAGAAGGCCTACACCCTCGGCAAGTTCGCCCGGACCGTGCTGCGCACCCCGAACATCGACTACAACGGCCGCTTCTGCATGTCCAGTGCCGCGGCGGCGACCAACCGTGCGCTCGGCATGGATCGTGGTCTGCCGTTCCCGCTGACCGACCTGTCCGGTGCCGATGTGGTGGTGCTGCTCGGGTCGAACCTCGCCGAGACGATGCCCCCGGCCGTGCAGCACCTCGCACCGGTCCGTGACCGTGGTGGGCTCGTGGTGGTCGATCCACGCAGGAGCAGGACGGCGGCCCTCACCGGTGAGCCCGGTGGCACCCAGGGAGAGGGGAGCCAGGGCGTCCACGTCCAACCGGTCCCGGGCACCGACCTGGTGGTACTGCTCGCTGTGACGCACGTGGTGATCGCCGAGAACCTCCTGGACCAGGACTACCTGGCCGAGCGCACCACCGGGTTCGAGGAGGTCCGCAGATCGGTCGCCCCCTGGTGGCCCGAACGGGCCGAGACGGTCTGCGGAGTGCCGGCGGGCACCCTACGCCGCCTGGCCCGGATGCTCGCCGCCGCATCACCCGCCCGAGGCGGTCGGGGCGCCTACCTGCTCACCGGGCGGGGAGTCGAGCAGTCCACCCAGGGCACCGCCACGGTCACCGCCACGATCAACCTCTCCTTAGTGCTGGGACTCCCGGGCCGGACGGGCAGCGGATATGGGGCGATCACCGGCCAGGGCAACGGCCAGGGCGGCCGGGAGCACGGCCAGAAGGCCGACCAGCTCCCCGGCTATCGCTCGATCACCGACCCCGCCGCCCGTGCGCACGTCGCCGCCGTCTGGGGCGTTGACGAGGCGACCATCCCGGGGCCCGGGCGGCCCGCCGTCGAGCTGCTCACCTCGCTCGGCCGACCCGCCACGGACGAGGTGCCCGGTGGGCCGCGAGCCCTGTTCGTGCACGGGGCGAACGTGGTGGTGAGTGCCCCGAACGTGCACCGGGTGGCCGAGGCGCTGCGGCGGTTGGACCTGCTGGTGGTGTGCGACTTCGTGCCCTCGGAGACGGCGTTGCTGGCGGACGTGGTGCTCCCGGTGACCCAGTGGGCCGAGGAGGAGGGCACGATGACCTCCCTGGAAGGCCGGGTGATTCGGCGCCGTCGGGCGGTGGACCCATCGGGCCGGGCCCGCTCGGAGCTGTGGATCCTCGCCGAGCTGGCGCGGCGGTTCGGCTCAGTGGTCCGTTTCGATACGGACCCGGCCGAGGTGTTCGACGAGCTCGCCCGCGCCTCGGCCGGGGGAGTGGCGGACTACTCCGGACTCAGTCACGCCCGGTTGGATGCCGACGAGGCCGCGAAGGGCCCGGGCTATTTCTGGCCGGTACCTGCTGGAGATCATCCCGGTACCCCGCGGCCGTTCCAGGACCGGTTCCCGAGCGTGGACGGGCGCGCCCGGATGGTCCCGGTGGACCACTACGGGCCTGCGGACGATGTGCGGCCCGACGCACCGGTGTACCTGGTCACCGGCCGGGTGCTGCAGCACTACCAGTCGGGAGCCCAGACCCGCCGGGTGGCGGAACTGAACCGGATCGCGGCCGAAGCGCACGTGGAGCTACACCCGCTGCTGGCCACCCGGTTGGGCATCGACGACGGTTCCCTGATCCGACTGCGCACCTCCCGTGGGGAGGCGCTCGCCCGCGCGCGCTGGTCGGAGTCCATCCGCACCGACACGGTCTTCATGCCGTTCCATTTCAGCGGCACCGGGAGCGTCAATCTCCTCACCAGCGACGCCACCGACCCGATCTCCGGGATGCCCGAGTTCAAGGTGTGCGCCACCGATCTCCGACCGGCAGGAGCAGTGCGATGA
- a CDS encoding chorismate mutase — MSEATGTGSTELPEQLLSLRGSIDNIDAALIHLLAERFKCTQAVGRLKAHQGLPPSDLSREEQQIARLRSLAEDAGLDPVFAEKFLAFIIAEVIRHHEDIASERPERAEHA; from the coding sequence ATGAGCGAGGCGACCGGTACCGGATCCACAGAGCTACCGGAGCAGTTGCTCAGCCTGCGGGGGAGCATCGACAACATCGATGCCGCGCTCATCCACCTGCTGGCGGAGCGATTCAAGTGCACTCAAGCGGTGGGGCGCCTCAAAGCGCATCAGGGCCTTCCGCCGTCGGACCTCTCACGCGAGGAGCAGCAGATCGCACGACTGCGCTCGCTGGCTGAGGATGCCGGGCTCGACCCCGTCTTCGCCGAGAAGTTCCTGGCGTTCATCATCGCCGAGGTCATCCGGCACCACGAGGACATCGCGTCCGAACGACCGGAGCGGGCCGAACACGCCTGA
- a CDS encoding MFS transporter, with translation MSVPAPSSVTDEPTATAAPAGSATTAQRRTRRWIEHWDPEDHASWEGGGRRVARRNLWISILAEFLGFGVWALWSIVVPQLASAGFTLTVDQQFWLIAVPSLVGATLRIPYTFAVPIFGGRNWTIVSALLLLLPTAALAFAVQRPDLPFETLLLIAALAGVGGGNFASSMANISFFYPEKEKGRALGMNAAGGNVGTAAVQLAVPLVIVAGAGVALERAGLMFIPLAILAAFLAWRFMDNLGTAKADVRSFAVAARKKHTWIISFLYIGTFGSFIGYSGAFPMLMQGEFPEMTLSIAFVGALVGSVARPLGGIIADKVGGAWVSIVSYAVMALGAIGVIHALEGHQFGLFFASFMVLFIASGVGNGSIYRMIPAVFRAEASTSEDASRARRAAAGCIGIAGAVGAFGGFLIPRGFAVSTDLAGSLVPALWLFIGCYGAMAIVTWAVYLRRGSAISAAGI, from the coding sequence ATGTCTGTACCCGCGCCGTCGTCCGTCACCGACGAACCCACCGCCACCGCCGCACCGGCCGGTTCGGCCACCACCGCGCAGCGCCGGACCCGCCGGTGGATCGAGCACTGGGACCCCGAGGACCATGCGTCCTGGGAGGGCGGCGGCCGACGGGTTGCTCGCCGGAACCTGTGGATCTCCATCCTCGCCGAGTTTCTCGGGTTCGGGGTCTGGGCGTTGTGGTCGATCGTGGTGCCGCAGCTCGCCTCGGCCGGTTTCACCCTCACCGTGGACCAGCAGTTCTGGCTGATCGCGGTGCCCAGTCTGGTCGGCGCCACCCTGCGCATCCCGTACACCTTCGCCGTCCCGATCTTCGGCGGCCGGAACTGGACGATCGTCTCCGCGCTCCTGCTGCTCCTGCCGACGGCGGCCCTCGCCTTCGCGGTGCAGCGTCCCGATCTGCCGTTCGAGACGCTCCTGCTCATCGCCGCGCTCGCCGGCGTGGGCGGGGGGAACTTTGCCTCGTCCATGGCCAACATCTCCTTCTTCTACCCGGAGAAGGAGAAGGGGCGCGCACTGGGGATGAACGCCGCCGGGGGCAATGTGGGCACGGCGGCTGTGCAACTCGCTGTTCCGCTGGTGATCGTGGCCGGAGCAGGAGTGGCCCTAGAGCGAGCCGGGCTGATGTTCATCCCGCTGGCAATCCTGGCCGCGTTCCTCGCCTGGCGGTTCATGGACAACCTGGGCACTGCCAAGGCCGACGTGCGCTCCTTCGCCGTGGCCGCCCGGAAGAAGCACACCTGGATCATCTCCTTCCTCTACATCGGCACCTTCGGCTCGTTCATCGGCTACTCGGGTGCCTTCCCCATGTTGATGCAGGGCGAGTTCCCGGAGATGACCCTCTCGATCGCGTTCGTCGGGGCCCTGGTCGGCTCCGTGGCTCGCCCGCTCGGCGGGATCATCGCCGACAAGGTCGGTGGGGCGTGGGTGTCGATCGTCTCCTATGCGGTGATGGCCCTCGGCGCGATCGGGGTGATCCATGCCCTGGAAGGTCACCAGTTCGGCCTCTTCTTCGCCTCCTTCATGGTGCTGTTCATCGCCTCCGGGGTGGGGAACGGCTCGATCTATCGGATGATCCCGGCGGTGTTCCGGGCCGAGGCCAGCACCTCCGAAGACGCCTCACGCGCCCGCCGTGCCGCGGCGGGATGCATCGGTATCGCCGGAGCCGTCGGTGCGTTCGGCGGGTTCCTCATTCCCCGCGGGTTCGCCGTCTCGACCGACCTGGCCGGCTCGCTGGTGCCCGCCTTGTGGCTGTTCATCGGTTGCTATGGGGCGATGGCGATCGTCACGTGGGCCGTGTACCTGCGCCGCGGTTCGGCGATCTCCGCCGCCGGCATCTGA